In Patescibacteria group bacterium, the genomic window AACCGAGGACGGGCAGGCAAAATTAGAGGTTGTATTGGAGGGGGAATCCGTTTGGCTCTCGCAAAAGCAGCTGGCGCAACTTTTTGATTGCACTGTAGAAAATGTTATTTTCCACTTGAAAAATGTGTTTAAGAGCGGAGAGTTAAAAGAAAAAGTAACTACTAAAGAATCCTTAGTAGTTCA contains:
- a CDS encoding hydroxyacid dehydrogenase, translated to MQKNKPLSQIIIYKTEDGQAKLEVVLEGESVWLSQKQLAQLFDCTVENVIFHLKNVFKSGELKEKVTTKESLVV